The Ignavibacteriota bacterium genome contains the following window.
TAAGTTTGACATGTTTATTTTGAAAAGGCATAATATTGGCGTAACGCCGATCGTTTTTGATTCGATGGTTGCATCCTATATTCTTGACCCTGACCAGAAGCACGGAATGGATGCACTATCTGAAAAATATCTGAATTATAAACCAATATCAATTTCATCTCTGATTGGAGAAAAAAAAGCAACTCAAAAATCTATGCGTGATCTTCCGCCATCAGAAATTTCAAATTATGCATGTGAAGATGCAGATGTTGCATTGAAACTTAAAAATGTTCTTGATAAATTGATTATAAAAGAAAATCTCAATAAACTTGCTTATGATATAGAATTTCCAATAATCGAAGTTTTGAATTTGATGGAGTTTCAGGGGGTGGCAATAAATACAAATGCACTTAAAGATATTTCAAAAATAATCAAAGTAGAAACTGAAAGATTGCAAAAATTAATTTATAGCGAAGCGGGTCAGGAGTTTAATATTGATTCTCCTAAACAGCTGGGTGAAATTCTATTTGAAAAAATGATGATTCCTGCACAAAAAAAGAATAAAACCGGCTACAGCACTGATGTACAGGTTCTGACAGAACTTTCAGAATCTTTTCCGATAGCTGAATATGTGCTGGATTATCGTCAAATAACAAAGTTGCAGTCAACTTATGTCGAAGCATTGCCAAAATTGATAAATAAACATACCGGCAGAATTCACACAACTTATAACCAAACAGTTGCTTCAACCGGAAGATTATCATCCACCGACCCAAATTTGCAAAATATTCCGATTCGTACTGATTTAGGTAAGGAAATAAGGAAAGCCTTCGTACCACAGCATAAAGATTATGTGATTTTGTCGGCAGATTATTCACAAGTTGAGCTAAGAATAATGGCGTATATTTGCGGAGATGAGTATCTAATAAATGCTTTCAAGGAAAATAATGATATCCACGCTGCAACCGCTGCAATACTCAATGGAATAAGTATCGAAGAAGTAAATCAGGATATGAGACGAATTGCCAAAACCGTTAATTTTGGCATTATGTACGGATTGGGAAGTTTTGGACTAGCCCAAAGGTTAGGTCTTTCCCGTACTGCTGCAAAGGAAATAATAGATAATTATTTTGAAAAATATCCCGGCATACGTAAATATATGGATATAACAATAAACTCAGCACGTGAAAAAGGTTATGCAGAAACCCTATGTGGTCGCCGAAGATATTTTGAAAATATTGACAGTAGAAATGCAAACTTACGCACCGCCGCAGAACGGGGAGCGATAAATATGCCAATACAGGGCACTGCTTCAGATATGATGAAGATAGCAATGCTCAATATTCATAAATATATAACTCAGAATAATCTCAAGTCTAAAATGATGCTTCAGGTGCATGACGAACTTGTCTTCGAAGCTCACAATGATGAACTTAAAGATTTGCGAAATAACGTAATCAGGCTGATGTCCGAATCACTTTCACTTGGCGAAGTACCTGTAATAGTTGATACAGGCACCGGCAGTAACTGGTTTGAAGCACACTAAATCATCTTAGCTCAATTCAGGGGATAAATCTAATTTTGTATAGATTTATTATCCCTGAATAAGCTGTAAGAATGATTGTGGATTTGAATTAGCCTGTGCAAGTGAAATCAATGAAGACTGCTGTAAGAACTGCGACTTAATAAGTTCTAACTGCTCTTTTGCAACATCAGCATCTTCGATTCTTGATATAGCTGCGTTATAGTTTACAATTTGACTCTTAAGCAAATCTTCCTGCGAATCAAGTCTGTTGACAATACCGCCTACAAAAGCAGCGACTTTGTTCACGTTATTGATTGCATCTGATATACTTTTAAGAGTAGCCGTCAAATTATCTCTTGAGAATAAACCAAGATCAGTAGAATTTACATCATTCAATTCTTCAAGGTTCAATCCATCAATACCTGCGAAATTTCCGCCTGCAAGAGCAACTGTGAATCCATTTGCTGAAGCAACGTTGAAATCAGAAGTATTGGTAGCAGATAAATCTACTGAAAGTCTGATTAGATTATTGGTTGCATCTGTACCAATCACGAAATCTGTTGAAAAAGTACCATCAATAAGGTTTCTTCCGCCGAAAACTGTTGACTGAACTACGGTATCAATTTGTTGAGCTAATCTGTATGCTGACTTTGCAAGCGCAACTTTTTCATCAGTACCGGTTGCACCTGAAGATGCGTTCAAAATTGCTTCTTTGATTTTCTGAAGCTGGTCACCAATGTTTTCATAAGAATCCATAATGATATTTGCAAGATTCTTAGCATCGCCCACTGTGTTTA
Protein-coding sequences here:
- the polA gene encoding DNA polymerase I; this translates as MSQSKLYLIDGMSLVFRAYHAMSNTAMRNSEGEPTGAVFGFTNMITSLLERFNPEKIAVVFDRAEPTFRHNMYEAYKANRDEFPEELVPQLKRIKEFLDLSKIPRIEKAGFEADDIIGTLAKKAAAQGNEVVCLTSDKDYYQLVEGNISLLKPGRKGEDFERINIPEVIEKFGVTPDKVIDVLAIIGDSSDNIPGVKGVGEKTAIPLVQKYGSLESIYENLNEIERTSLKTKFEEARDMAFLSKILVTIDTDVQLDFTYEDCVIKEAKFIELDKFFEIMNFNTIRSKWRNKAPAGFFDNNNAQKKDSEIQSAEVLGNIETNYEMITSLDRLDLVISELSKSEILSFDLETDSLDKQNCEIVGISLSAKEGTGYYIPVEYIGKEIIEEEESLFSEPKINNSKKWDESLNIDDVILRLKPILEDEKIGKCGQNVKFDMFILKRHNIGVTPIVFDSMVASYILDPDQKHGMDALSEKYLNYKPISISSLIGEKKATQKSMRDLPPSEISNYACEDADVALKLKNVLDKLIIKENLNKLAYDIEFPIIEVLNLMEFQGVAINTNALKDISKIIKVETERLQKLIYSEAGQEFNIDSPKQLGEILFEKMMIPAQKKNKTGYSTDVQVLTELSESFPIAEYVLDYRQITKLQSTYVEALPKLINKHTGRIHTTYNQTVASTGRLSSTDPNLQNIPIRTDLGKEIRKAFVPQHKDYVILSADYSQVELRIMAYICGDEYLINAFKENNDIHAATAAILNGISIEEVNQDMRRIAKTVNFGIMYGLGSFGLAQRLGLSRTAAKEIIDNYFEKYPGIRKYMDITINSAREKGYAETLCGRRRYFENIDSRNANLRTAAERGAINMPIQGTASDMMKIAMLNIHKYITQNNLKSKMMLQVHDELVFEAHNDELKDLRNNVIRLMSESLSLGEVPVIVDTGTGSNWFEAH
- a CDS encoding flagellin encodes the protein MPFAIGGNARIRTNIAAENAYNSLEVSNRSISLRQLRLSTGKRINSAADDVAGYITSRALYARNTSLKSAVNTVGDAKNLANIIMDSYENIGDQLQKIKEAILNASSGATGTDEKVALAKSAYRLAQQIDTVVQSTVFGGRNLIDGTFSTDFVIGTDATNNLIRLSVDLSATNTSDFNVASANGFTVALAGGNFAGIDGLNLEELNDVNSTDLGLFSRDNLTATLKSISDAINNVNKVAAFVGGIVNRLDSQEDLLKSQIVNYNAAISRIEDADVAKEQLELIKSQFLQQSSLISLAQANSNPQSFLQLIQG